A window of Haloarcula marismortui ATCC 43049 genomic DNA:
GGGCACTATAGCCCCTCTCTTTACCTTTTCACCCCCGGCCGAATCGATTCGTCATACCACCACAGAGTCATCAGTCATGCACGCAGCACACACATCACCGCGGTATCGACCCCGAACACGAACAGACGGAGGGATGACACGATGAGCGAGCGCGCATCCGTCCCCAAGGAAGAGGAAGAAACAGAACCAGAAACCGAACAGGAGCCGGTCACAACGGGCGCGCAGTCGGTTATTCGCGCGCTCGAAAACGCCGAGACCGATTACGTCTTCGGCGTTCAGGGCGGTGCAATCATGCCCGTCTACGACGCGCTGTACGACTCCGATATCAACCACGTCACGATGGCCCACGAACAGGGGGCCTCACACGCGGCGGACGCGTACGGCGTCGTCACCGGCGACCCCGGCGTCTGTTTCGCCACGTCCGGCCCCGGGGCGACGAACCTCGTGACCGGCATCGCCGACGCCAACATGGACTCGGACCCGGTCATCGCGCTGACCGGCCAGGTCCCGACGGAATTCGTCGGCAACGATGCGTTCCAGGAGACGGACACGGTGGGCATCACCCAGCCGATCACGAAGGAGAGCTACTTCGCTGCCGACTCAGACACTGTCGGCGACGATGTCAGCGAAGCGTTCGCGCTCGCTGACGCCGGCCGGCAGGGACCGACGCTGGTCGACCTGCCGAAGGACGTGACTCAGGGCGAAACCGAGGTTGAACCCGGCTCCCCCGAGACGCCGGAGACCTACGAGGTGCCGGAGGAGGCCGACGACGAAAACGTCCAGGAGGCCGCAGAAGCTCTAGCCGAAGCCGACCGCCCGGTCATCCTCTCGGGTGGCGGCGTCATCAAGGCAGACGCATCGAGTGCGCTCCGTGAGTTCGCAAAGGAGTACGAGATTCCGGTCATCACGACGATGCCCGGCATCGGCTCCTTCCCCGAGGACCACGAACTCTCGCTTGAGTGGGCCGGGATGCACGGCACCGGCTACGCCAACATGGCGATTAGCAACACCGACTGCATGCTGGCCATCGGGACGCGCTTCGACGACCGCCTGACCGGCGGCGTCGACTCTTTTGCCCCCGACGCGGAGGTCATCCACGTCGACATCGACCCGGCCGAAATCAGCAAGAACGTCTACGCTGACTACCCACTCATCGGAGACGCCCGGAACGTGCTCCGGCAGCTGTTCGACGCGATGCCGCGTGCGCCGGACGCCGACGAGTGGCGCGACCAGTGCCAGACCTGGAAAGATGAGTACCCGATGGACTACGACACGCCCGACGACGAGCCGCTGAAGCCGCAGTACGTCGTCGAGCAGTTCTCGGAGATGACGCCGGACGACACTATCGTCTGTACCGGCGTCGGCCAGCACCAGATGTGGGCCTCCCAGTTCTGGGAGTACACCGAGCCCCGGACGTGGGTGTCGTCCCACGGTCTCGGGACGATGGGGTACGGCGTGCCAGCCGCCATCGGTGCCAAACTCGCCGCGCCGGACCAGGAGGTCGTCTGCTTCGACGGCGACGGCTCGTTCCTGATGACCGTGCAGGGCCTGTCGGTCGCGGTGCGTGAGCAACTCGATATCACCTACGTCGTCCTGAACAACGAGGCGGTCGGGATGGTCCGCCAGTGGCAGGACGGCTTCTACGAGGGCCGCCGGATGGCCTCCGAGTACCCGTGGATCCCACAGTTCGACAAGCTCGCCGAGGCCTTCGGCGCACGCGGGTTCACGCTCGAATCCTACGACAATGTCGAGGAGACGATACAGGAAGCACGCGACTACGACGGGCCGAGCGTCATCGACGCTCACATCGACCCCGGGGAGAACGTCTTCCCGATGGTCCCAAGCGGCGGTGACAACGGCCAGTTCGCGCTCAACGAAGACCATCTGGACATGATCTAACAATGACTGGAGGAATGCCAGGCCCCGCGCCGGACGAACGGATGCGCCCGAAGGGCCGACGCAACACGCAGGGAATCCGCGTCGACCCCGAGGCCGAAGTGACACACGAACCGCGACAGGCGGTGCTGTCCGCGCTGGTCAAACACCGGCCGGGCGTGCTGTCGGAAGTGTCAGCGCTGTTCAGCCGACGGCAGTTCAACATCGAAAGCCTGACCGTCGGGCCGACAGTCGACGACGACACAGCCCGGATGACGATCCTCATTGAGGAGCCGGAACCGGGGATCGACCAGGCGAAAAAGCAACTGCAGAAGCTCGTGCCAGTCATTTCGGTCAGGGAACTCGAAGGCGAGGCCGTCCGCCGGGAACTCGCGCTGGTGAAAGTCAGCGGCGAGAAGCCCGACGATGTCAATGCGGTCGCCGATATGTATAACGGGCAGGCAGTCGACGCGTCGACCGACTCGGTCACCGTCGAGATTACGGGTAGCAAGCAGAAGATCGACGCCGCCATCGAGGCGTTCAAGCAGTTCGATGTGCAGGAAATTGTGCGAACCGGGGCCGCCGCACTGGAACGCGGCCCGAAAACATTAGAGAAAGATGTCTGACGAACTTACCACAACAGTCTATTACGACGAGGACGCTGACGTATCGACAATCAACGATGAGACCGTAGCCGTGCTGGGTTACGGGTCGCAGGGCCACGCCCACGCGCTGAACCTTCACGAGTCCGGCGTCGACGTAATCGTCGGCCTCCGACAGGACTCTTCGTCGTGGGCTGACGCCGAGGACGCGGGCCTCCGTGTCGAGACGCCCGACGTGGCCGCCGGCGAGGCGGACCGCGTCGTGATGCTCGTCCCGGACACGATTCAGCCGGCCGTCTACGAGGCCATCGAGGACGAACTGGACGCCGGCGACACGCTCCAGTTCGCACACGGCTTCAATATCCACTACGGCCAGATTGAACCGCCGGAAGACGTCGACGTGACGATGGTCGCGCCCAAATCGCCCGGCCACCTCGTCCGCCGGACCTACGAACGCGGCGAGGGGACGCCGGGTCTCATCGCGGTGTATCAGGACGCGACCGGCAACGCCAAGCAGGAGTCGCTGGCCTACGCGAAGGGCATCGGCTGTACCCGCGCTGGCGTCATCGAGACCTCCTTCCAGGAAGAGGTCGAGACGGACCTCTTCGGCGAGCAGGCCGTCCTCTGTGGCGGCGTCACCGAGATGGTCAAGGCCGGCTTCGAGACGCTGGTCGACGCCGGCTACGCGCCGGAGATGGCCTACTTCGAGTGCCTGAACGAACTCAAGCTCATTGTCGATCTGATGTACGAGGGCGGCCACATGGGCATGTGGAACTCCGTCTCCGACACGGCCGAGTACGGCGGCTTGACCCGCGGTGAGGAGGTCATCGACCGTGAGGGCATGGAGAAAATTCTCGAAGAGGTCCAGAACGGCGAGTTCGCTCGCGAGTGGATCAACGAGAATCAGGCCAACCGACCCGCCTACAAGCAGTATCGCGACGCCGAACAGAACCACCAGATCGAAGCCGTCGGCGAGAACCTGCGCGAACTGTTCGCGTGGGGTGAGGACGCCGACGCAGAGACGACAGAAGCCCCAGCAGATGACTAACGAACGCACGGATCCAACGGACGGCGAACAGAGCGAATCGCGCACAACGATGGGAAGCATCCAGCACACCCACCCTGAAACCAACGGAACCTTCGGCGCGGTGTTCCGCCGCGGCCCGGTCGTGGCCGCTGACGGCGGCGAACGCGACGCGGAGGAGGAGGAGACTGACGAGACGATGGAGGACATCGACCACGAAGCACCCGACGAGGGTGTCACCCGCGCGTACGA
This region includes:
- the ilvN gene encoding acetolactate synthase small subunit, encoding MPGPAPDERMRPKGRRNTQGIRVDPEAEVTHEPRQAVLSALVKHRPGVLSEVSALFSRRQFNIESLTVGPTVDDDTARMTILIEEPEPGIDQAKKQLQKLVPVISVRELEGEAVRRELALVKVSGEKPDDVNAVADMYNGQAVDASTDSVTVEITGSKQKIDAAIEAFKQFDVQEIVRTGAAALERGPKTLEKDV
- the ilvB gene encoding biosynthetic-type acetolactate synthase large subunit, whose protein sequence is MSERASVPKEEEETEPETEQEPVTTGAQSVIRALENAETDYVFGVQGGAIMPVYDALYDSDINHVTMAHEQGASHAADAYGVVTGDPGVCFATSGPGATNLVTGIADANMDSDPVIALTGQVPTEFVGNDAFQETDTVGITQPITKESYFAADSDTVGDDVSEAFALADAGRQGPTLVDLPKDVTQGETEVEPGSPETPETYEVPEEADDENVQEAAEALAEADRPVILSGGGVIKADASSALREFAKEYEIPVITTMPGIGSFPEDHELSLEWAGMHGTGYANMAISNTDCMLAIGTRFDDRLTGGVDSFAPDAEVIHVDIDPAEISKNVYADYPLIGDARNVLRQLFDAMPRAPDADEWRDQCQTWKDEYPMDYDTPDDEPLKPQYVVEQFSEMTPDDTIVCTGVGQHQMWASQFWEYTEPRTWVSSHGLGTMGYGVPAAIGAKLAAPDQEVVCFDGDGSFLMTVQGLSVAVREQLDITYVVLNNEAVGMVRQWQDGFYEGRRMASEYPWIPQFDKLAEAFGARGFTLESYDNVEETIQEARDYDGPSVIDAHIDPGENVFPMVPSGGDNGQFALNEDHLDMI
- the ilvC gene encoding ketol-acid reductoisomerase; amino-acid sequence: MSDELTTTVYYDEDADVSTINDETVAVLGYGSQGHAHALNLHESGVDVIVGLRQDSSSWADAEDAGLRVETPDVAAGEADRVVMLVPDTIQPAVYEAIEDELDAGDTLQFAHGFNIHYGQIEPPEDVDVTMVAPKSPGHLVRRTYERGEGTPGLIAVYQDATGNAKQESLAYAKGIGCTRAGVIETSFQEEVETDLFGEQAVLCGGVTEMVKAGFETLVDAGYAPEMAYFECLNELKLIVDLMYEGGHMGMWNSVSDTAEYGGLTRGEEVIDREGMEKILEEVQNGEFAREWINENQANRPAYKQYRDAEQNHQIEAVGENLRELFAWGEDADAETTEAPADD